Below is a genomic region from Candidatus Epulonipiscium sp..
TAGAATGATCTCCCTGTGCTATACCATCCACATAATGCAGAGGAGTATCCCCTAGGGTTATTAGTCCATATATTGATTTCTTAAAGTATGGAATAAAAATAATGGTTACGACTTCTATTAAAAAATATATAATTCCTTTTAGATATTCTTTATTATAAAACTGACCAAGTCCCATGAATAATATAGACAATGCCATGGATCTCTTAGACTTTTTCATCTCCCCAACCCTCCTTGTTTTTTTAGAAAAAATCTAGTCACCTACCACAGTAAATGACTAGATTTTATTAATAAACTAGTTTTATTCTTCTTCTGCAGTGATAGAATCTCTCATTGCATCTGCAGCCTTTTTAAGTGCTTCTTCTGGTGCTACACCATCATTCCACATGGAACCAAATGCTGCTCCATATGGATCCCACATATATTGTACTTGAGAAATACTTGGCATTGGTACAGCGTATTCTGCTTGGTCTAAGAATGGAGATACAAATTCATCATTTTTAATTTCCTCTGCATCAGCTAATGCCTTAACAGGAGGTATTTGACTGGTTACTTCAAATCTCTTTAAGAGAGCTTCATCAGATGTTATAAAGTCAAGGAAAAGTTTTGAAGCATTAGGATATTTTGTGTATGCACTTACCCAAAGTACACGAATACCTGAAAAGCTTGGTTGTTGTTGTCCATTAGACATTTTTGGAAGAGGAGCAACGCCGAAGTTTAAGCCTGCATCTTTTCTACCTTGAACTGCCCAAGGTCCATCAATGATAGCTCCCACTTTACCTTCATCAAATAATCCTTCGATAATTTGTGTAGTAGAGTCTGTGGAGTTTACAGGTAAGATTTCTTTAAGTCTAAGCATATCTTTTGCCCCTGCAACAGCACCATCATTGTCAAGACCCACATCGTCTTTATCTGTTCCACCTTGACCGAATACATATCCACCACCATTAGCTATAAAGCTATGGGAGTAGTATGCGTTTTGGATATCCCACATGAAAGCATATTTGTTAGCGTTTGCATCGTTAAATTCATCTGCTTTTGCAATAATTTCATCATAGGATGTTGGAGCTTCTGGGAAGATATCTTTGTTATAAAAAAGAGCATATGTTTCGATAGCTGTTGGGTAACCATATACTGTTCCTTGGTATGATACAGCTGAATAAGCAGCATCCATGAAATCATTCTTAATTCTTTCACCTGTATTTGTATTAGGTTGAACCAATCCTGCAGATATTAATGAACCTAAATGGTCATGGGGAGCTGCAAATATATCTGCCCCAACCCCAGCAGGTCCGTCTTGTGCTAATCTTTCTTCAGCGTCAACTGCGCCTACTGCTTCAAGGTTAACTTTTACGCCATATTTAGCTTCAAAGTCTACAACCATTTCTTTTAACCACTCTTGTTCAGGTCCTTCACTTTCCCATACAAGAAGTTCTGCGCCATCTTCTGGTTTTAGATCATTATCTTCTTCTACCTGGTCTTCTTTTTTACCTGAATCATCTGTTACCTCTTGATTTGAATCTCCTTGTGATGCTGGCTTTTGTTTTTCGCCGCCACAAGCTGCTAATGATAATACCATTACCATCATTAACATTAAACTTAAAATCTTCTTCATGTGAATCCCCCTTACTAATTTTAGAATAGTTTTTGCAATCGTTTGCATAACCCAATTATAAATCCTTTTTGTTATAATGTCAAACTTATTTTTAATTTTTCACAAATAAAATTTTATATTGATGAGGTAAAATAGTAAAATTGACTATATTACCATCACTTTGGATACTTCTACCTTGTGCAGCATCTAAGCAGTATTTTTTATCTATGGCTAGTTTTAAGTTGCTCTTGTTTCTGCTATTATTTATGAAAACATATACCTTTTCATCCTTATACTCTCTTACAAAACCAATAACATCCTCCTCAGTCTTAACCCATTTAAAACTTCCTCTTCTTAAAGGGGTATATTTATTTCTTATACCAATCAAGGTCCTATAATGGGTGAAAAGCTCCATATCCCATTTATCCCTATCCCATTCCATGCATCTCCTACAATCGGGATCTTCTCCCCCTTCCATACCAATTTCCGTGCCATAGTATATGCAAGGAGTACCTGCATATGTAAGTTGAAAAACAGATGCAAGTTTTAGCTTGTTAATATCTCCCTTGGACTTGGTCAAGAATCTTGATGTATCATGGCTATCTAGTAGATTTAACATAACCTCATTTACTTGTTGGGTATTAGACATAATGGTCCTGTTTATTCCTTCTCTAAACTTTTTTTCATTAATACTTTCTTGGGCAAAGTACTCTATGCATACGTTTGTAAAAGGATAATTCATAATAGCATCAAATTGGTCACCCATTAGCCAAGGTAGAGAATTATGCCATATTTCTCCCACTATATAAGCATCCTCTTTAGCATTTTTTACTACCTGCCTAAATTCCCTCCAAAAATGATGATCTATTTCATTAGCAACATCCAATCTCCAGCCATCAATATTTACTTCTTCAATCCAATATCTAGCTACATCAAGCAAATATTCTTTTACCTCGGGATTTGCAGTATTAAGTTTTGGCATGTTTTTAGCAAAAGCAAAAGTTTCATAACTTAAAGGTTCTATTGTAATAGGGCATTCTTTAATATGAAACCAATCAAAATAAGGGGATGCCTTCCCTTTTTGTATTACATCCTGAAAGGCAAAAAAGATATGTCCACTATGATTAAACACAGCATCAAATACTACTTTTATTCCCCTATCATGGCATCTTTTTACTAGAGTCTTGACTGTTTCCAAATCTCCAAAATGGGGGTCTATCTTTTTATAATCTTTTGTATCGTATTTATGATTAGTAGGCGATTCAAATATAGGGGTCATATAAATTGCATTTATTCCTAGTTCTGTAAGATAATCTATCTTTTCTATAATACCTTTAATATCTCCCCCAAAAAAGCTATCTCTTTCCGGTAGCTTACCCCATGGTTCAATGTTTTCTGGATCGTTGCTTTTATCCCCATTATAAAACCTTTCGGGAAATATTTGATAAAACACGGCATCCTTAACCCATTCTGGGACCTTATGTACATCTATCTCGTTAATATAAGGGTAGTTAAAGCCATATTTATATACATCATCAGGATTAAGGTTCTTGCTAAACCCCATCTCTGTATAATATAATTTTTCTCTTTCTCCTTCTATTATGAAATAATAGGTTAATCTTTTGTTCAGGGGTATGATGGAGGTGCTAAAATAATCGAATTTTTCATCGGCACAACTAAGTTCCATAGGAAGCTCTCTTTTGCTTTCTTCCCAAATATATTTATCTCCATACACTAAGATAATCCTTTTTATGTCATCTTTGTCTCCTCTTAATCTTATATGAATCGTATCTTTATCATATGCATAACAATAATTGCTTTTTGGTAAATGATATATTGCCTGTAGGTTCATATGATTTCTCCTTTTTTATATTTTGGATAAATTTAAAGGCGACCAATGGCCGCCTTTATCTATTTGCTACTTCAAGTAAAAGGTCATAGGTTAATTCTTTTGTTGAACTTACCGATACATCGGCACTAACTCCTACTCCTATGGCTATTATACCTGCTCCTTTTATTGCCTTAACCCCTGCTATAGCATCTTCTATTCCAAGTACTTCCTCAGGTCTAAGATTAAGTCCCTTAAGCCCGTCTATAAAAATATCAGGGGCAGGCTTACTGTTTTTCACCTCAGCTGGGTTTACAATATAATCGAAATAGTTCTCTATTTCCAGTTGTTTTAATATCATAGGGCCGTTTTTTGATGCGGAGCCCAGAGCCATTTTTATATTATTTTGTTTTAAATCTTCAAGCAAATCCTCGATTCCCGGTAGAATATCTTTTTTTGTTATATTGTTAATTAGTTGTATATAGTTATTATTTTTCTTTGCTGCTAGAGCATTTTTCTCTTCTTGTGTGAAATCGTTTTCTCTAAGTCCATGCCTTAATATTGCCTCAAGGGATTCCATCCTTGAGACACCTTTTAGTTTCTCATTGAATTCTCTATCAATCTCTATGCCTATATCTTTCGCTAATTGTGCCCAAGCCTTAAAATGATATTCTGCGGTATCGGTAATAACACCATCTAGATCGAATATAACTCCTTTTAACATGGTTAATCCTCCATTAATATGTTATAAATTTTGCGGCTGGCTTCAAACCATCCAATCTCAATGAAAAAATCCATATGACAAAATTGGTAATTGGCTATTTTCAAGCCTTTTTAGTCTTTTTAAGGCTGAACCTATAACTTATATACTATGGCTTCGTAAGGGCGAAGGGTAATTTTATTGATGGATGCTGGGGAATCTTTATAATTTGATATGAGTATCTCCCCTTGGTTTTCCTTAATTTCTTCGGGTTTTATAAACCAGACTTTCTTATCAAAGAAATTTGCCACTACTAATAATCGTTCATCATCATAAATACGCATATATGAAAAAATTTGTTCATCCCTCTCAAGTATAGGGTGAAAACTCCCATGGACTATGATATCTTTTTCTTTTCTAAGTTTTATAAGCTTTTGGTAATGATAGAAAATAGAACCCGAATCTTCTAAGGCCTT
It encodes:
- the pgmB gene encoding beta-phosphoglucomutase — encoded protein: MLKGVIFDLDGVITDTAEYHFKAWAQLAKDIGIEIDREFNEKLKGVSRMESLEAILRHGLRENDFTQEEKNALAAKKNNNYIQLINNITKKDILPGIEDLLEDLKQNNIKMALGSASKNGPMILKQLEIENYFDYIVNPAEVKNSKPAPDIFIDGLKGLNLRPEEVLGIEDAIAGVKAIKGAGIIAIGVGVSADVSVSSTKELTYDLLLEVANR
- a CDS encoding alpha-glycosidase, yielding MNLQAIYHLPKSNYCYAYDKDTIHIRLRGDKDDIKRIILVYGDKYIWEESKRELPMELSCADEKFDYFSTSIIPLNKRLTYYFIIEGEREKLYYTEMGFSKNLNPDDVYKYGFNYPYINEIDVHKVPEWVKDAVFYQIFPERFYNGDKSNDPENIEPWGKLPERDSFFGGDIKGIIEKIDYLTELGINAIYMTPIFESPTNHKYDTKDYKKIDPHFGDLETVKTLVKRCHDRGIKVVFDAVFNHSGHIFFAFQDVIQKGKASPYFDWFHIKECPITIEPLSYETFAFAKNMPKLNTANPEVKEYLLDVARYWIEEVNIDGWRLDVANEIDHHFWREFRQVVKNAKEDAYIVGEIWHNSLPWLMGDQFDAIMNYPFTNVCIEYFAQESINEKKFREGINRTIMSNTQQVNEVMLNLLDSHDTSRFLTKSKGDINKLKLASVFQLTYAGTPCIYYGTEIGMEGGEDPDCRRCMEWDRDKWDMELFTHYRTLIGIRNKYTPLRRGSFKWVKTEEDVIGFVREYKDEKVYVFINNSRNKSNLKLAIDKKYCLDAAQGRSIQSDGNIVNFTILPHQYKILFVKN
- a CDS encoding maltose ABC transporter substrate-binding protein, yielding MKKILSLMLMMVMVLSLAACGGEKQKPASQGDSNQEVTDDSGKKEDQVEEDNDLKPEDGAELLVWESEGPEQEWLKEMVVDFEAKYGVKVNLEAVGAVDAEERLAQDGPAGVGADIFAAPHDHLGSLISAGLVQPNTNTGERIKNDFMDAAYSAVSYQGTVYGYPTAIETYALFYNKDIFPEAPTSYDEIIAKADEFNDANANKYAFMWDIQNAYYSHSFIANGGGYVFGQGGTDKDDVGLDNDGAVAGAKDMLRLKEILPVNSTDSTTQIIEGLFDEGKVGAIIDGPWAVQGRKDAGLNFGVAPLPKMSNGQQQPSFSGIRVLWVSAYTKYPNASKLFLDFITSDEALLKRFEVTSQIPPVKALADAEEIKNDEFVSPFLDQAEYAVPMPSISQVQYMWDPYGAAFGSMWNDGVAPEEALKKAADAMRDSITAEEE